Proteins from a genomic interval of Danio rerio strain Tuebingen ecotype United States chromosome 4, GRCz12tu, whole genome shotgun sequence:
- the LOC108183303 gene encoding uncharacterized protein isoform X2 — protein MPRKGKRSQAQKLRWKKIDLQDVNTSLSCIKEVEQTSTSAAVGQSPVRQYEESGGNEPKVVSVRASHSQADVRYDEFSRNHQCTCVSLTFLASHSAGHQFKMSDLDRVLEEGDALYVSVKMQLIAENRFSHDYLSMEEVPFGLSTFNQTYNVQKSEVKVGFFRAKGSPDTEEWFLPLPERLQCLAVDVTHALLIVSSECIAVFRDGSGRYGFFDPHSRTFEGEEALAGVGTAVMLTFTRLSDMTDQILKLFNHCRDDQSYEFMSVSFEMEQQAGQQPSPSAREPISQVISVLPEPDGNAAVPRGAESRQPMVARVNKARRRKELRKAIDNLKSKDTAKSYVNRKHKQRDDERGQYSACLQYLTNKKEALK, from the exons atgCCACGAAAAGGGAAGAGATCTCAGGCTCAGAAATTGCGCTGGAAAAAGATAGACCTTCAAGATGTAAATACCAGCCTTTCCTGCATTAAAGAG GTTGAACAAACGAGTACCAGTGCTGCTGTAGGCCAGTCTCCTGTTAGACAATATGAGGAAAGTGGGGGTAATGAACCCAAAGTTGTGTCAGTCCGGGCGTCTCATTCTCAGGCTGATGTTCGATATGATGAATTCTCAAGGAATCACCAGTGTACCTGTGTGTCACTGACATTCTTGGCCAGTCACAGTGCAGGGCATCAGTTTAAGATGTCGGATCTTGACAGAGTTTTAGAGGAAGGGGATGCCTTGTATGTCAGCGTTAAAATGCAGCTCATCGCTGAAAACAGATTCAGTCATGACTATCTGTCCATGGAGGAAGTACCTTTTGGACTTTCAACATTTAACCAAACATACAATGTTCAGAAGTCGGAAGTCAAGGTTGGATTTTTTCGAGCCAAAGGTTCCCCTGACACGGAAGAATGGTTTTTGCCTCTTCCTGAAAGACTGCAGTGTCTCGCAGTGGATGTCACGCAtgcacttttaatagtttcttCAGAATGCATTGCGGTGTTTAGAGATGGATCAGGCAGATATGGATTCTTTGATCCACATTCAAGGACATTTGAAGGAGAAGAGGCCCTGGCTGGTGTTGGAACAGCTGTCATGTTAACTTTTACTCGCCTAAGTGACATGACTGACCAAATTCTTAAGCTCTTCAACCATTGCCGTGATGACCAATCCTATGAATTCATGTCTGTGTCTTTTGAAATGGAGCAACAGGCAGGCCAGCAGCCTTCACCATCAGCTCGTGAACCAATTTCACAAGTAATCTCAGTTCTACCAGAACCAGATGGAAATGCAGCTGTTCCCAGAGGAGCTGAAAGCCGCCAACCCATGGTAGCCAGAGTAAATAAGGCACGGAGAAGAAAAGAATTGCGTAAAGCAATCGATAATTTAAAATCCAAGGACACAGCTAAATCTTATGTGAACCGAAAACACAAACAAAGAGATGATGAGAGGGGCCAGTATTCCGCCTGTTTGCAGTATCTGACAAATAAAAAAGAAGCTCTTAAGTAA